In a single window of the Elaeis guineensis isolate ETL-2024a chromosome 8, EG11, whole genome shotgun sequence genome:
- the LOC105049413 gene encoding uncharacterized protein: protein MKPAMRVVSLLLLLLLATTTQGIRLDAESLAAFHNNIHEKGSSMGGVNKVGVAPCGINGQYSSGRSRKLMNKRMVALKNERSKGTVFDAARSHRYSKEDVGRNGEDGLHVEPPVSKQPQSLPDMLEIAGMDYSPAKRVPPIHN from the exons ATGAAGCCTGCCATGAGAGTGGTTTCTCTTTTGCTACTGCTGCTCCTAGCCACCACAACTCAAG GGATCAGATTGGATGCAGAGTCCTTGGCTGCGTTCCACAATAATATCCAT GAGAAGGGGAGTTCAATGGGGGGAGTGAATAAAGTTGGAGTGGCACCTTGTGGAATTAATGGTCAATATTCTTCAG GGAGGAGTAGGAAACTCATGAACAAGAGAATGGTCGCACTAAAG AACGAGAGGAGCAAGGGGACTGTGTTCGACGCCGCAAGAAGCCATCGTTATTCCAAGGAAGACGTCGGTAGGAATGGAGAGGATGGCCTCCATGTGGAGCCGCCTGTCTCGAAGCAACCGCAGAGCCTCCCCGACATGCTAGAGATAGCAGGAATGGATTATTCTCCTGCAAAGAGAGTGCCTCCAATCCACAACTGA